Proteins from a single region of Numenius arquata chromosome Z, bNumArq3.hap1.1, whole genome shotgun sequence:
- the TMEM171 gene encoding transmembrane protein 171, with protein MYPVAVPAPGGEGNNGQHGKLIFFLFVFGAVLLCAGFLLSVFILQSCPSGTFSDCNEVLKAAGPVLAVTGLACVLLARSRARLYIRQRQLQNEQVYSLVFCHGSCQFAQFLIFGFLFLTSGMLISILGIWVPGCSPGWHSIQLNQTSSSDVDLQGCGFLSLQIMGPLIVLTGLCFFVIAHVKKKQNLNLNQDSCESEEHHQSPESFQVTVGDAVMVFPPPPPPYFADPVSPTVTRCLMSSVLPTSESPPPYHSIFSDGVQLADDERTVAVRDYETIYTISGSSSPSDILPMLYLTSESPPKYEEKASITNNEYSPSSSSSSSSISLATSDTSS; from the exons ATGTATCCAGTGGCTGTTCCTGCACCAGGAGGTGAAGGAAATAATGGACAACATGggaaacttatttttttcctttttgtttttggagctGTGTTGCTCTGTGCTGGATTCCTGCTTTCGGTCTTTATTCTCCAGTCGTGCCCATCTGGAACCTTCAGTGACTGTAACGAGGTCCTTAAGGCTGCTGGGCCCGTGCTGGCTGTAACTGGACTGGCTTGTGTTTTACTGGCACGATCAAGGGCCAGGCTGTATATAAGACAAAGACAATTGCAAAATGAGCAGGTGTACAGCCTTGTTTTTTGTCATGGCAGCTGTCAGTTTGCCCAGTTTCTCATATTTGGATTCCTGTTTTTAACTAGTGGAATGCTAATTAGCATCCTGGGCATTTGGGTTCCTGGCTGCAGCCCCGGCTGGCACAGCATACAGCTCAACCAAACCAGCAGTTCTGATGTGGACCTCCAGGGCTGTGGATTCCTGTCACTTCAAATCATGGGACCTTTGATTGTGCTCACTGGGTTATGTTTCTTCGTGATAGCTcatgttaaaaagaaacaaaacttaaatCTCAACCAAGACTCTTGCGAAAGTGAAGAACATCATCAGagccctgaatcttttcaggttACAGTAG gTGATGCTGTCATGGTGTTCccacctccaccacctccttaTTTTGCTGATCCTGTGTCACCAACTGTGACACGTTGTCTTATGTCAAGTGTTTTGCCTACAAGTGAAAGTCCTCCACCATACCACTCTATCTTCAGTGATGG AGTGCAGCTTGCAGATGATGAAAGAACAGTTGCTGTTAGAGACTATGAAACCATATATACAATTTCTGGAAGCAGCTCACCTTCAGATATTTTACCGATGCTATACCTCACCTCTGAATCACCtccaaaatatgaagaaaaagcatcaataacaaataatgaatattctccttcatcttcttcatcctcttcatctATTTCCTTAGCCACATCTGACACCAGTTCATAG
- the TMEM174 gene encoding transmembrane protein 174, giving the protein MEQNNNSVEDFSLNVFSVTPYQPNRSDVLVSDGDKAGATLLFSGVFLGLVGITFTVMGWIKYDGITHLEWTQLLGPILLSVGVTFILIAVCKFHMLTCKPCKEREENTSDLDQTASGQSFVFTGINQPITFHGATVVQYIPPRYPAQEGMAVSPSYLHPVLSCCGTVSSSTSPIPTPASAHFCPAYTLDNPAFTGDEDYSTYPAENARNQRSEDSSNEPEELLEDYTCDDLSPPRYEEIYPLSS; this is encoded by the exons ATGGAGCAGAACAACAACAGTGTAGAAGATTTCTCCTTGAATGTCTTTTCTGTCACTCCTTATCAGCCAAACAGATCCGATGTCCTGGTGTCAGATGGGGATAAAGCCGGCGCCACTTTGCTCTTTTCAGGTGTGTTTTTGGGACTGGTGGGGATCACTTTCACCGTGATGGGGTGGATAAAATACGATGGCATTACTCACCTGGAGTGGACTCAGTTACTAGGGCCTATTCTGCTGTCTGTGGGGGTGACATTTATTCTGATTGCTGTCTGTAAATTTCACATGCTGACATGCAAGCCCtgtaaagaaagagaggaaaatacgTCAGACCTCGACCAGACTGCAAGTGGACAGTCCTTTGTCTTCACTGGCATTAACCAGCCGATAACTTTTCACGGTGCCACAGTGGTACAGTACATCCCTCCGCGCTACCCAGCCCAGGAAGGCATGGCTGTGAGTCCTAGCTACCTTCACCCAGTCCTCAGCTGCTGCGGGACCGTTTCCTCCAGCACCTCGCCAATTCCCACCCCGGCCTCTGCTCACTTCTGCCCTGCCTACACCCTGGATAACCCGGCTTTTACTGGAGACGAGGACTACTCTACTTATCCTGCAGAGAATGCCAGGAATCAGAG GTCAGAGGACAGTTCTAATGAGCCAGAAGAACTGCTGGAAGACTACACCTGTGATGACTTGTCACCTCCACGTTATGAGGAAATATATCCACTGTCTTCATAA